The DNA region TGGAGACGATAGTTAGTTGGTTTGTGTACTTATGTAAGTAGTAAAGCTTCTAAAAAGGAGCCAAGTTGAAtaactgtatatataatattgtacataAGTGAATTGTTGAACTGTATTTGCAAGTAGTGTTGACTTTGTGTCAACAAAGGGCAGGATGCCTGCCACGTCGAGTGGCGGCCATGAGGGCGGATCACAAAACAACCCAAACAAGGTAAATAGAAACTACCGCCGTGAAAACACAGTAACTGTTGATGTATTAGATAATGGGCAGATTAAACCTGATAATATCATCAAGTTTGTACATGAAAATTGTGGAGTTGGATCTATGTTCGCGTGTGTCCCAAGATCAGGAAATCTATATGAAATCACCTTAGACGGTAGGGCCCCTCTTCAGTATCTTTTAGAAGGAATAAAAATAGGAGACAAAACATATGAATGTAGAGAAATTGTTCAAAACTCAATAATGGTCAGTTTTCTACATCTCCCAGCATACATTGAAGATCATGAAATTGAAGATACACTTCTGTCAATGAACATTGAAATATTATCTCCAATCAAACGGCGATATTACCCTGGAACAAACATCGCCGATGGAACGAGATACGTACGAGTAAAATTACCACCAAATATGCAGTCATTACCGTACACAATCAAATTCAGAAAAGAATACTACAGGGTTATCCACAATGGGCAAATTAAAGTGTGTTCGTTATGTTATTCGCAAGATCATCTGTTTAGGGCTTGCCCTAAATTCGTCTGCTTTAGATGTAAACAACAAGGACACTACGCTAGAACATGTACGGTGAAAAAGTGTTACGATTGTCTTGAATGGGGAGACGAGTGTTCGTGCGGGTCCAGTGAACACGATTCAGGAGATGACAGCCCTGTTGAAGAGGTGAATAAGGAGAAAGGCGCACAGCTTGACGAGGCACAAGAGAGGGAATCAGAACCAGAAATGGAAGTAAACGAAACACCGGAAAATCCAACCGAAGATGATATCGGGAAAACGCACGATGAACAAAAGAAAGTTGAACCCGAAATTGATTCACATGTGAAAGAAAATAGTGGAAAAATCAGTGAACCCGTTGATAGTGCCGATAGCCATAGGGATCAAAATAACGCGGAAGGAAACGAGGTCGTACGAGAACATTCAGAAAGTTCCGAGTCCTCAGAACAGGACGACGAAATCATTATCAAAGGAAAAACAAAGAGAAAGAAGAAAGTGAAGAAAGGAAAGGCCAAAAAGAatagataaaatgaataaaattattgtaaCTTTATTACTCATATCTGTAATGTTAGTTACTTCATGGAACTGTAATGGGTTATGTaatgttgacaaaatgaaaatgatatttagTTTATTTGTTGAAAAGAAATATGATATAATTGGTTTACAAGAGACACATTGGAAAGATGAATTTATTGatatgtataaacatttatggaatggtgaaattatttacaataattatgATAGTTCGGCAAGAGGTGTAGCTTTTTTgataagaaatgatttaaaagaaaatgttgaaTTTGTCAATGGTTTTGATGGTAGATTTTTACacataaaatataaagataatgaGGAAACATTTGATATCATAAATGTATATGCACCAAACAAAGTTGCAGATAGATCatcattttttaagaatatttcagAAATAATCCCAATGTCTAACAGTCTTATGATATTAGGAGATTTTAATAACACGCTTAGTGAAATAGATCGTTGTGGAAAAACAGTCCATACGTATGACAAAGGTTATAATGCactgtttgaatttatgaataaacatAGTGTTGATGATATATggagaaatagaaataaaaaagaaaaagttttttctAGAAAAATGGTGATTGAAAATAGACTAGTTCAAAGTAGAATAGACTATATTTTGACATCTAAGGATTTGAATAAGTAtgttagaaatatttattatgtaGAAACTACTTTGAGCGACCACTCAATGGTTGTGCTCTATTTCAATAATGATGATGTTGAAAGAGGTCCTGGAATATGGATTCTAAATAATTTACTACTTTATGATGATATATACAAAGGAAAAATTGTAGAACTGATAGAAAGAGAAAAAGCttgcatattatacaatacatcACTACTAGTTTGGTGGgataatttgaaatacaaaattaagaaGTATTCTCAGAGTTATAGTAAAAGAAGGGCGAAAGAACGTAACAAAGAATATTTTActctacaaaacaaaataaaaaggttATCTGAGAATATTGcaaatggagaaaaaattgatattgaaaaatatgagGCGTTGAAATGTGAACTGTCAGAGTTTGAATTAGAAAAATGTAGAGGTGCAATGTTAAGGTCAAAGGCTCAATGGGCCAATGAGTCAGATAAATGtaccaaatattttttgaatttggaAAAAGTTagacaaaaatcaaattcaattaaagaaTTAGTTGATGATGGTGTAATTAAAAATGATACAGAAGCGTTACTAGATATTCAATATaagtttttctcaaaattatacTCATCTGTCagtattaaaaaagaaagtaaggagcattttttatcatttgttgaTAAAAGATTAGATGAGAATGATTTTGAGTTATGTGAAAACTGTATTAACAATGAAGAAATCATAATAGCAGTTAAAGAAATGTCCAATAACAAAAGTCCAGGCTCAGATGGATTAACagttgaattttacaaaatgtttttgccatatttaagtgatattttgtttaaattgtatAAAGAAATAGAAACAAAAGAATCGTTATCACATAGCATGAAAATGGGTGTTATTACTTTATTGTACAAGAAAAAGGGAGACAaaagatgtttgaaaaattatagaCCTATTAGCTTACTTAATGTTGATTATAAGATCATTGCTAGAGTTATGGCAAAtcgattaaaatttgttttaccaAATATTATATCAGATGCTCAAACATGTTGTATACTAGGAAAAGATATAGCAGATACTATTGTTAGTGTTAGAGACATTATTGATTTAGTAGAAATGGATAATTTGGAGGGCTACATTGTTAAAATAGACCAAGAAAAAGCCTTTGATAGAGTAAGTCATgattatttatttgatgttttagATACATTTGGTTTTGGACCTTATTTTAAAAGGTGGATAAAGATATTTTATCATGACATTTTTAGTAGTGTCAAATGTAATGGTTTTTTAACCAATTATTTTCCAGTTAAAAATTCGGTCAGACAGGGATGTCCAATATCTGCCTTATTATATGTTTTATCAGCAGAACCTTTGTATCATGCAATGAGAAGTAACACAAATATAAAAGGAATACCTATACCAATGTCTGACAAGGTGGCTTTAATGTTTCAACACGCTGATGATACAACTATGACATTATCAGATACAGGTTCTATAACAGAAGTTTTACAAGTTTTTGAGTTATATGGAAACGCATCAGGTGCAAAAATTAATactcaaaaatctgaaattatgTGTATAGGTTCAGGTTGTTTAAAAGATAAAGTTGAAAAAACTTTTGATATTTCTGAAACAAGTATTATGAAAATACTTGGTATATTTTTTGGTAGAAACAAGAAAGAATGTGAAGTTTTAAATTGGAATgacaaagtgaaaaaaattaaacaaatacttAATTTGTGGAGACAAAGAGATTTAACAATTCAAGGAAGGGCAGTTGTTATAAATACTATGTTGATGTCAAAGTTGTGGTATTCGTTATCTGTTTTATCAATGCCTAAATGGGCAAGAGATTCAATACAAAAAGAATGTattcaatttttgtggaattaTGGTGCACATTTGGTGTCTTACAAAACTATTGTTGGTGATAAACATAATGGAGGTTTAATGTTGAATGATATTTATCTCAAAATGTTATCATTTAGACTTAAATTTCTAgctaaatatttttgtacatcgAAAGATTTTTTGTggaaacacattttaaaatatcaccTGTCAAAGATATGTTCTTTAGGCGcaaattcagaaatatttttactgaGATTGTTTAATCAAGACTTACCTACATTACctcagttttacaaagaaatgtttaGCGCATGGTATGCAATAGAAGATTATGtgatatttaaccaaaaagaaAGTGACGTGTataatttttgtcttttttgtaATCCAAAAGTAACAAACAAAGGTAAAATGTTAAAGTGGAATGTTTTTATTAAGGCAGGCGTTacacatgtaaaacatataGCATATGAAGTTATACCGGGTTTTTTACCAAGTTCTTATATTGTTGATATTATTCAAGAGTATGACCCTGATGTAAATGTATTGGCTATCAAGGAAAATTACAGAACTCTTTTAGAAAGCATTCCGAGGGAATGGACAGAATATGTAAAAGAAAAGGAGTTTCACAACATGGCTTTTCTTGCAGACTTTtgtgtaaaatatgaaaatcaatctatagtttttagtacatgtactgttaaaatattttacaaatttctgCTACACAAATTGTTTCAACATCCTGTATCAAATagtttttggaaagaaaaatttaatattgatgattctgatgtatttttcaaaagatgGGGTACATTATCGGAGTCTTATAAACCACCTGAAATTATTGAATTAGATTTTAAGATGTATCACAATGCAAtatttacatatgaaaaattatttaaaatcggCAAAACAGAATCAAATTGTTGTCCAATTTGCTCAttacaaaatgaagatattattcatttatttattggctgtaatgaattacatgaatttataaacaaatttgttGTGTATCATTTAGAAACATTATTCAAagatgtagatgtaaatattttcaatactttAAGATTTGATGAGATGTTTTTCTCATCATTGTCAACGggtataaaaaatgtaaatacattttttgttaatttctttttatcaatatgTAGATTAAGTATATACAAACGACGAcaactgtttatcaaaagtcaACAGAAGATGGATGttactaaattttgtaaatacatgttaagacaatttatttcatataatcaTTACCAATTGTGTATCAAGGAAAacagaagaaatattttctccaaattatttttgaacaGAAATCCTCTAGTTAAAGAAACGGAGGGTgtgttgatatttattttttaatacttgtccttttgtataaattcatttgtttattaGACATTGCTGTTTTTAAGAATTGATATGTACAGTGTGTATTATGTTGAAtatcaataaaagataaaaaaaaataaaaaaaaaaaaaaaaaaagagcgcTGGCACGGTACGCCAGAGGCCCTGGGTTCGAGTCCCGGTTGAGACTTGACTTTTCATCACCTGTGACATAAGTATTTCGCCAAATGTCCAGTTCATGCTCTACATATGTTCACGCAGAAATTGGGACGTAATTCAAATCCATTGTTTCAAGTCATAGCCGgacaccatgttttatatttttttgtcgCAAAACAGCTGTGTTCCGCGATATCTTTCATTGATCTTGATTTAAAAGTTATATTATACAAGGGGCATAGTTTTGGTATTGGTGCTGGGACTCATGCAGCAAGAACGGGGTACTCTAAAACTCTATGGGGAGATGGGGAGATGGAATTTAGATGCTTAAGTACATAAGACTGGACAGTTATCgcttttgaattttcttttatgttCTTCTTTTGCAGAGGATTAGTTAAAAGGCTGGATCTATCTATCAACAAATACAGGTCAGAAGTTATCTGCTTTATTGTTTACGtctcaatttcatttttttaaagacgatacatgtataaatgtttatatataattagaaaatcattgaaaatacgTTGGAGAATCAAAGCACAACTCTCTCCTCACAATAATATTTCGACAGTTTAGGTTATCCTAACAGTGTAAATTTTTGACCGTTTATTTTTAGGTATTTTCCAAAAGGAACAGACATTAATGAATAGGGTGTTGGCTATCTGTTAACCttgattaaagaaaacaaaaaatgatgtttgataTGAAGGAGTTCAGtgaatgtctgaattttttgaGATATAATAATTTGATATCACCTTTTTTAACTTATGATATCTGTAACAGGTTTTATATAAATTACTGTTGAACCTGTATCTAAAGAATCATTTGGTTTTGTTTATTCTCTTCGTTAGCGTTATTTATCGAATTCTTGCAATATATACAAATCTTTGAAGAAAGAATCCAAGAAGAAATAAATGTTTCTTATTCATGAATGATCATCCACAATTacttgtaataaaacaaatatgccCCAGTCTCTAATGAACTAGACAATATAATATCCCTGTAAAATCAGTttctaaaaatacatttaattttctgAACGATACACAAATTCGTACAAACCCATTTGTATAGAGATTCATATTCCAATTCTACATATAGATGTATGGTCAACAAAGCAGAAAAACAcatctatattttttatttctctccAGTGATAATGAGACTAATTCGTGCCACGCCCATCACtcatacaaaataaacagcatGCGACTCTCGTAATTAATCATGACATTGCTGATTCATGAATTAAATGGATATTTAGTGTTCATAAAATAAACCTCCATGCACTCTGAATGTTGACCTATCTTAGCTTTGAAAGTACAAGATGGGTTTATATGGAACCAAAATATACGAAATCCCGCATCATGCAATTTCTGTAGAAGAATCACGTGATCAGCCACTGTTCCTTTCGAATGGAATTCTAGATAAAACTGAGAAACATCGGCTAGCTGGTTTGTTCTTAACATCTGAGGTGTCGACGGCCATTCGGCTCCCTCTGTGTCACCCTTCATAACAGCAATAGGAACTTTATCATGCTTCAGATCTTTTCTGATTTTATCAAGAGGAGCTACATAGCCCGATCCAAACTTTTTGTACGTGTCCCCTATTCCTCTGTTGTAAAACCAAACTTTTTCAGaatgtttaaaatctttctTATTCATGGTAGGGTCAAAGGAATGCAGATTACAGTTGTAGGTGTTGGCCATGTCATCGTCAAACGAGAAGTCATGGTTTATACCAAATGAGTAAACGATACATGGGTTTCTGTCAATCTTCAGCATCATATCATGACATACATCCCACCCACCGTCCAACACTTTCCCAATTCGTACGATCTGTTTGCACAAAAACTGGGTCGTCATTAGATATCGGTAATACAAATCTTGTAATTCTTGAGTTGAAAGTTTACGAATCATGTCCTCTGAGGGTagaatcatttctttaaatatatgctCCTTGTCTTCCAAAGACCTCTGAACGAAATAAATGGCGTAACACTTGTTGAATTTATTGACCCCTACACATTGGAACACCCTATCGTACCAGATGATACGCAAGCCTGCTTGAAACAATATTTGTAAGCGTTTTAATAACTTAATATAATCTTCTTTCTTAATAACTGAGGGATCAAAATGAAGTTCCAGAAGGAGTTGTTTTACTTTTCCAATGGACTTTTCTTCCACCATTTTATCAATGACTTCTAGTTCGGTATAAGTACTAATTGACAGAGTCAGCACGTCAATTACGGTATTTCCTACATCGTTCTTAGTTATCCAGCTTTGAAGGGAATCTGATTGAGAAAGAGGAGTTGTAAAAGTCCGACAATTATACCGCGCTTTTATATCTGATAGGAAAATGTTGTCATTAAACTTCTTGTTTGAAGAAAACACGACACAATTTTTACTGCTGGGCACAAAAGAAGGATCAGCACAAATATACCACCCATTTCGAGGAATTTGACCAATTCGCTCCTTGTATCCGCAGAAGTACTGAAGCGTTGTCACATAACGATGATACAAACATCTAACTGCATTATCTGGCAGTGACGTCAGTTCTTGTTCGTCTGGAATTAGCACCGGTTGTTCGCCATTCGTTGTATATTTTTCTGGAATGGTCGCGATGCAGTTATGGTCAGGATTTGGTTTGAAGGTCTttgaatctgtttttgttttgaatactACATTGTTTCGAGTATTGGGTTTCTTTTCGTAGTTGATGAAGTTGTGGATGGAATACGGGGGATGTCCAAATTTTTCATAGACTTTTTCCATGACGTAAACTTTCTGGAAAGTACTACAACCACGATATTTGTAAGCTAGTAGCAAAACCACGCCAATGCCCACAACTGCCTTCAGCCACATATAGGGACGTCTGTTCATCCTGGAAGGGAGAAATCCTTGTTTTAATAAGATTATAACATTAATGGAATAAAAGAAGTTTATCTACAAAGTTGAAATGGAAGTGGATTAACATGAGTCAAAgtgataatatttattttcatggatGCATACATGTGTCAGTTATTTTAGGGAATGGAATGGAAAAACTACGAAAATCATACCTTTTTTCACGGGTAACGATAGGAAAACTGATCGGCTAGAAggtttatataacaaaaaacccTAGTGGAACTTGTTATGATTGTGAGAACTTGTTGAGTGTGAGAACTTGCTTTAGTTTCCGATCATCGACAGATTTGGGATATGTTAATGGGTTGTATAAGAACAGAGTGTTAGTATCTGTTATAGATTTCCAGGGGAGTCAAGTAGCTTAAATGTCTCAAATTCTTGCAAAGAATTCATTCTTTGTGGTGAAGATTTTTTCCCCTAATACTGAAATTTTTTTGATTggtataaaaatttgataaacgGCGTTCTGAAATTCTTAATTGCGTGATTAAAAGTATAATCTCCACCTGCGAAAGACACAAATCTGAATCACAGTGAATTCGTGCAAGATTTACAccgtgtattttttttactttataattAATCAAATGTTTGGTCGCCTTCATAGTATTCGTCACTTGATAAATTTGCCCATATTGGCATTCTTTTTGAAGCATTGATcttaatttattgaaaagaaaaacggGTTTTATTTGTAaccttttcaaaatttaaagtgtATTATAAACCAACCATGTAAGTCCACGTAGAAAGTACGTGAATATAAATCACCTTTTTAAGGTATCTGAGTCGTCATATTCGCTCCACGAGAGTTTATTATCTTTTTAGTAttagttttttttgtattgtgtattttaaatgtatatatacatgtacatttaacacagaaagattttttttggtataacAAAACGTTCATAAAGCGGAAGGTTTTCTAGAGAAAAAAGGATTAAAATCACTAAAAatgatgacaaaaataaaatcatttaaaaattaaagtagTTTTACTAAATATTTCAGTTATTTGTTAGAAACGCAAACTTTCAACgttttacatgcatgcataaaaGCATTGTTCTTGGaatcaatatcaaaaaatttgattgatTGAGTAAAACTATGCAAATATCGAGAAAAAGTATGAAATTTATTAAGCCACATTTTGAGAATACATACTTCCTTTAAAgctctcttttaaaaaaatgcatcaatTATCCACATGTTCTCTCATGCCAATAACATACTGAGtacataaatttttatataaacaatatgcAATGAATTCACACAAGTCATTCcgaaattgtttatttcaaatcaaaatcattcACCGAAAAAGGAGCTAATTTCAAGTGCAAAAACTCAGTAAAAAATATGCGGTTTTATATAGAGTTTTTAAATCAGCAATTTCAATCTGATCATGGTGCATCTTTTAAAacaactagactttgacccgtgcgtgcacgggttgacattgtatatgataattgacatttacgaaatagatacatcgacacactgTATTCTTgccatttacataaaaaaagctttaagcctacaataatgctattaatatGTCGCCCGCTTGGATACGTGGGTTTTCTCCGGGttctccggcttcttcccacaacAATCCTTGCcgacgagagatattaatacaagttgtagaacttgtttatcaatcgttgtaaaataaataaagttcaagtttaatgctattaatttcactacactctgcttagttagaataatttaactgtgtctcgggacaggcctataacacagttaaaatgcctcccatatacccgtaatgcagcaaaaaattgcagaatcgctccgaaacgattttggaaaaaattaatgaaactgcattgaaaataacagtcaaattattcataataaaccatTCTGAGGCTgaaaatacctttcatctaaaaattaatttcat from Crassostrea angulata isolate pt1a10 chromosome 7, ASM2561291v2, whole genome shotgun sequence includes:
- the LOC128156109 gene encoding uncharacterized protein LOC128156109 — translated: MNRRPYMWLKAVVGIGVVLLLAYKYRGCSTFQKVYVMEKVYEKFGHPPYSIHNFINYEKKPNTRNNVVFKTKTDSKTFKPNPDHNCIATIPEKYTTNGEQPVLIPDEQELTSLPDNAVRCLYHRYVTTLQYFCGYKERIGQIPRNGWYICADPSFVPSSKNCVVFSSNKKFNDNIFLSDIKARYNCRTFTTPLSQSDSLQSWITKNDVGNTVIDVLTLSISTYTELEVIDKMVEEKSIGKVKQLLLELHFDPSVIKKEDYIKLLKRLQILFQAGLRIIWYDRVFQCVGVNKFNKCYAIYFVQRSLEDKEHIFKEMILPSEDMIRKLSTQELQDLYYRYLMTTQFLCKQIVRIGKVLDGGWDVCHDMMLKIDRNPCIVYSFGINHDFSFDDDMANTYNCNLHSFDPTMNKKDFKHSEKVWFYNRGIGDTYKKFGSGYVAPLDKIRKDLKHDKVPIAVMKGDTEGAEWPSTPQMLRTNQLADVSQFYLEFHSKGTVADHVILLQKLHDAGFRIFWFHINPSCTFKAKIGQHSECMEVYFMNTKYPFNS